The following proteins come from a genomic window of Trifolium pratense cultivar HEN17-A07 linkage group LG4, ARS_RC_1.1, whole genome shotgun sequence:
- the LOC123920035 gene encoding protein NRT1/ PTR FAMILY 1.2-like: MEMSMEQSKATEHVTRKKGGLRTMPFIIANETIEKVANVGLHVNMTLYLLNEYHLDPSTAAIVIFLWNALSNFIPLFGAFLSDSFLGRFHVIAWGTVIDLLGLVVLWLTAILRNARPPDCHGELCAGPSGGQFLFLFSSLALMAVGAGGIRPCSFAFAADQINNPENPQNQRIMKSFFNWYYVSVGLSVMISVVFIVYIQVKAGWIVGFGIPVGLMLLSSVMFFLGSFMYVKMKPNKSLLTGFAQVISATWKNRHLDLPPKNSDMWYFRSGSNLVQPTDKARFLNKACIIKNREKDLDTCGMAIDPWCLCTVRKVEELKAVIKVLPIWSAGIILSMSISQHIFPVVQAGTMDRVVLNLEIPATSFVAFGILTLTIWVAIYDRVLVPFLSKYAKGGLTIKQRMGIGLVLSCLATAVAALVERKRRNEAIREGFMNNPKGVVNMSAMWLVPQYCITGLAEAFNYIGQIEFYYSQFPKSMASIAIALFSLGMGVGNLLGSLIVKVVEDGTRGRGKISWLSSNLNQGHYDYYYALLTLLSFLNLFYFFLCSWAYGDTQDIKTWDEEVDTK, translated from the exons ATGGAGATGTCAATGGAGCAGAGCAAAGCCACTGAACATGTTACAAGGAAAAAAGGTGGTTTAAGAACCATGCCCTTTATCATAG CAAACGAGACCATTGAAAAGGTTGCAAATGTAGGGCTCCATGTAAACATGACTCTGTACCTGCTAAATGAGTATCATTTAGACCCTTCAACTGCAGCTATAGTAATATTCCTGTGGAACGCCCTGTCGAATTTCATCCCCCTCTTTGGTGCTTTTCTTTCTGATTCTTTCCTTGGAAGATTTCATGTCATAGCATGGGGAACAGTCATCGACCTTCTT GGATTAGTTGTATTGTGGTTAACTGCAATCCTTAGGAATGCAAGGCCTCCAGATTGCCATGGAGAACTTTGTGCAGGTCCATCAGGAGGGCAGTTCCTGTTTCTTTTCTCGTCCCTTGCTCTCATGGCTGTTGGAGCTGGTGGCATTAGGCCATGTTCCTTTGCCTTTGCTGCTGATCAAATCAACAACCCTGAAAACCCACAAAATCAAAGGATCATGAAGAGCTTCTTCAATTGGTACTATGTTTCTGTTGGCCTTTCAGTGATGATTTCGGTGGTTTTCATAGTGTACATTCAAGTTAAAGCAGGATGGATCGTGGGTTTTGGTATTCCGGTTGGGCTTATGTTGCTTTCTTCTGTCATGTTTTTTCTGGGTTCTTTTATGTATGTGAAAATGAAACCAAACAAGAGCTTGCTCACTGGCTTTGCACAAGTAATTTCTGCAACCTGGAAAAACAGACACTTGGACTTGCCTCCAAAGAATTCAGACATGTGGTATTTCCGTAGTGGTTCTAATCTTGTCCAACCGACGGACAAAGCAAG GTTCTTGAACAAGGCTTGCATAATCAAGAACAGAGAGAAAGATTTAGACACTTGTGGGATGGCCATTGATCCATGGTGTCTGTGCACAGTAAGAAAAGTAGAGGAGTTGAAAGCAGTAATCAAGGTCCTTCCCATTTGGTCCGCCGGCATCATACTTTCTATGAGCATAAGCCAACACATATTTCCTGTGGTCCAAGCTGGCACCATGGACAGGGTTGTGCTCAACTTGGAGATCCCAGCAACCAGCTTTGTTGCATTTGGAATCCTCACTTTAACCATATGGGTGGCTATCTATGATAGAGTACTAGTTCCCTTTTTATCAAAGTACGCGAAAGGAGGACTCACTATTAAGCAAAGAATGGGAATTGGACTAGTACTGTCATGTTTAGCCACTGCAGTAGCAGCATTGGTggagagaaagagaaggaaTGAAGCAATAAGAGAAGGGTTTATGAACAATCCGAAAGGAGTGGTGAACATGTCTGCTATGTGGCTTGTGCCACAGTATTGCATAACTGGTTTAGCTGAGGCTTTCAATTATATTGGACAAATAGAGTTCTATTACTCTCAGTTTCCTAAAAGCATGGCTAGCATTGCTATTGCACTTTTTTCCCTTGGCATGGGGGTAGGGAACCTGTTGGGAAGTCTTATAGTTAAGGTTGTTGAAGATGGGACAAGGGGAAGAGGAAAAATCAGTTGGCTATCTTCAAATCTCAACCAAGGGCACTATGATTACTATTATGCACTCCTTACCCTTCTAAGTTTTCTTAACTTGTTTTACTTCTTCCTATGTAGTTGGGCTTATGGGGATACTCAAGATATAAAGACTTGGGATGAAGAGGTTGACACAAAATGA
- the LOC123920038 gene encoding U3 small nucleolar ribonucleoprotein protein IMP3-like → MRKLKFHEAKLLKKVNFLVWKREGGHRESMVMRRYHITGRDDYKKYASLCRMVQKLVSEVKQMDPKDPFRVDMTDKLLEKLYNMGVIPTRQSITLCERLTVSSFCRRRLSSVLVRMKFAEHLKEAVTYIEQGHVRVGPDTITDPAFLVTRNMEDFITWVDSSKIKRKVLQYNDKLDDYDLLN, encoded by the exons ATGAGGAAGCTAAAGTTTCATGAGGCTAAGCTTTTGAAGAAGGTGAATTTTTTGGTATGGAAGAGAGAAGGGGGTCACAGAGAGAGCATGGTTATGCGACGATACCATATTACCGGACGGGATGATTACAAAAA ATATGCAAGTCTATGCCGGATGGTTCAGAAGTTAGTAAGTGAAGTGAAACAGATGGACCCCAAAGATCCTTTTCGAGTTGATATGACTGATAAGCTTTTGGAAAAACT TTACAATATGGGTGTGATTCCAACAAGGCAAAGCATCACACTATGTGAACGCTTAACTGTGTCATCCTTCTGCAG ACGGAGGCTTTCATCTGTTTTGGTGAGAATGAAATTTGCTGAGCATTTGAAGGAAGCTGTAACGTATATTGAGCAGGGGCATGTTCGAGTTGGTCCAGATACAATTACAGATCCAGCTTTCCTTGTTACTAGAAACATGGAAGACTTCATCACGTGGGTAGATTCATCCAAGATAAAGAGAAAGGTGCTTCAGTACAATGACAAGTTGGATGACTAtgatttattgaattaa
- the LOC123920032 gene encoding receptor-like protein Cf-9 homolog gives MGSFFIILPSFTFHIFFLLLFTHFTSYTFSLCNHHDSSALLQFKNTFFVNTSSTPADTWYSWYPRCSSFSFKTESWKNSTDCCEWDGVTCDHISDYVIGLDLSCTNLKGKLHPNSTIFQLRHLQQLNLAFNNISSSSIHAGIGDLVNLTHLNLSNCYLSGNIPSTISHLSKLVSLDLSNRPWGELELNTFTWKKLIHNATNLRELYLDHVNMSSIRESSLSIVKNLSSSLVSLSLAYTRLQGHLSSDILSLPNLQRLDLSSNYDLSGQLPKFNWSTPLRYLDLSSIAFSGEIPDSIGKLKALTHLVLSWCYFDGMVPPSLWNLTQLTYLDLSENNLNGVISPLLSNLTHLISCDLSDNNFSGNIPPNVYGNLNKLEFLILYANNLTGIIPSSVFQLPRLSNLRLSDNKLVGPIPIEVTKRSKLRVVSLGYNMLNGSIPHWCYYLSSLVELYLSNNHLTGFISEFTTYSLQYLDLSNNNLHGHFPNSIFELQNLTFLGLSSTNVSGVVDFHQFSKFNRLKFLNLSHNSFISINIDSKVESISSPYLETLDLSFSNTNSFPKFLTPVPNLQWLDLSNNNIHGKIPEWFQKLLNSSESIYYIDLSFNRFQGDLPIPPYHTYYFLLSNNNFKGSISSTFCNASLEVLNLAHNKLTGMIPQCLGTLPYLYVLDLQMNNLYGSMPRKFSKINSIETIKLNGNQLEGPLPRSLSQCRFLKVLDLGDNIIEDVFPNWLEILSELQVLSLRSNKLYGTVTCSSTKDPFLRLRIFDVSNNNFSGPLPTSCIENFQGMMNVNNGNPTGLQYMEHSGGYYEDSVLVIMKGFSMKLTRILTTFTTIDLSNNMFEGEIPQVIGDLNSLKGLNLSNNGITGNIPQSLSYLRNLEWLDLSRNQLRGEIPMALTNINFLSFLNLSQNHLEGMIPKGQQFDTFGNDSYEGNTMLCGFPLSKSCKKDEDRPSHSTSEDEEESGFGWKAVAIGYVCGAISGLLLGHNVFFVGKPAWLAGLVEQMFNMRLKRTNNRVSANRRRMN, from the coding sequence ATGGGGTCCTTTTTTATTATATTGCCTTCTTTTACCTTTCACATCTTCTTCTTGCTGTTGTTTACTCATTTTACTTCCTACACTTTCTCATTATGCAACCATCATGACAGCTCTGCATTGTTACAATTCAAGAACACTTTTTTTGTCAACACTTCATCTACACCTGCCGATACTTGGTACTCTTGGTACCCTAGGTGttcctctttttctttcaaGACCGAATCCTGGAAAAACAGTACAGATTGTTGCGAGTGGGATGGTGTGACGTGCGACCACATATCAGATTACGTGATTGGTCTGGACCTTAGTTGCACCAATTTGAAAGGTAAGTTACATCCCAATAGCACTATCTTCCAGCTTAGACACCTTCAACAACTCAACTTGGCTTTTAATAATATTTCCTCCTCTTCAATACATGCTGGTATTGGTGATCTAGTGAATCTTACACATCTAAATCTGTCAAACTGTTACCTTAGTGGTAATATTCCCTCCACAATCtctcatttgtcaaaattagTATCACTTGATCTTAGCAATCGTCCGTGGGGGGAATTGGAACTCAATACATTCACATGGAAGAAACTCATTCACAATGCTACTAATTTAAGGGAGCTTTATCTTGATCATGTGAATATGTCTTCAATCAGAGAGAGCTCTTTGTCTATTGTAAAGAATTTGTCATCCTCTTTAGTTTCTCTTAGCCTAGCATATACTAGGTTGCAAGGACATTTGTCAAGTGACATCCTATCTTTACCTAATCTTCAAAGACTAGATTTGTCATCTAATTACGACCTTAGTGGGCAACTTCCAAAGTTCAACTGGAGCACTCCTCTAAGGTACTTGGACCTCTCTTCCATTGCTTTCTCAGGTGAAATTCCTGATTCCATAGGTAAGTTGAAGGCTCTTACTCATTTAGTCCTTTCATGGTGCTATTTTGATGGGATGGTTCCTCCATCTTTGTGGAACCTCACCCAACTAACATATTTGGACCTTTCAGAAAATAATCTTAACGGTGTGATTTCACCATTACTTTCAAACCTCACACATCTCATTTCATGTGATCTTTCAGATAATAACTTCAGCGGTAACATCCCACCAAATGTTTATGGAAATTTAAACAAACTGGAATTTTTAATACTTTACGCTAACAACCTAACAGGCATAATTCCATCATCAGTTTTTCAGCTACCTCGGCTTTCCAATTTACGTTTATCCGATAATAAACTAGTTGGACCAATTCCAATTGAAGTCACAAAACGTTCAAAATTGAGAGTTGTGAGTTTAGGTTATAACATGTTAAATGGATCAATTCCGCATTGGTGTTATTATTTGTCTTCATTGGTAGAGTTGTACCTCAGCAACAACCACCTCACAGGGTTCATTAGTGAGTTCACAACTTATTCTCTGCAATATTTGGATCTCTCTAATAACAACCTACATGGTCATTTtccaaattcaatatttgaacTCCAAAACCTTACCTTCTTAGGTTTGTCATCAACAAATGTGAGTGGTGTTGTGGATTTTCaccaattttcaaaatttaacagACTAAAATTTCTCAATCTTTCCCACAATAGTTTTATTTCCATCAACATTGATAGCAAAGTTGAATCCATCTCATCACCTTACCTTGAAACGTTAGATTTATCTTTTAGTAATACTAATAGTTTTCCTAAGTTCCTTACACCAGTACCAAATCTCCAATGGTTAGATCTCTCTAATAACAACATTCATGGGAAAATTCCCGAATGGTTTCAAAAGCTCTTAAACTCATCAGAAAGCATTTATTACATTGATCTTAGTTTCAACAGGTTTCAAGGAGATCTTCCAATTCCACCCTATCACACTTACTACTTTTTACTCTCAAATAACAACTTCAAAGGAAGCATTTCTTCAACATTCTGCAACGCATCCCTGGAGGTGCTCAATTTAGCACACAACAAATTAACAGGAATGATCCCACAATGTTTGGGAACACTTCCTTATCTTTATGTATTGGATTTGCAAATGAATAACCTTTATGGAAGCATGCCTAGAAAATTTTCGAAAATAAATTCTATTGAGACTATAAAGTTGAATGGCAATCAATTGGAAGGTCCATTACCACGCTCTTTGTCTCAATGTAGATTTCTTAAAGTTTTGGACCTTGGAGACAACATCATAGAGGATGTATTTCCCAATTGGCTAGAAATTCTATCTGAGTTACAAGTACTGAGTTTAAGATCAAATAAACTTTATGGTACAGTCACATGTTCCAGCACCAAAGATCCATTTCTCAGGTTGAGAATTTTTGATGTCTCTAACAACAATTTTAGTGGCCCCTTGCCAACATCATGTATTGAAAACTTTCAAGGAATGATGAATGTGAATAATGGTAACCCAACCGGTTTGCAATACATGGAACACAGTGGTGGTTACTATGAAGATTCTGTGTTGGTCATAATGAAAGGTTTTTCTATGAAGTTAACGAGGATATTGACTACTTTCACAACTATTGATTTATCAAATAACATGTTTGAAGGTGAAATTCCACAAGTCATTGGAGATTTAAATTCGCTTAAAGGTCTCAACCTTTCAAACAATGGAATCACAGGTAATATTCCACAATCTTTGAGTTATTTGAGAAATCTAGAGTGGTTGGACCTCTCAAGGAACCAGTTGAGGGGTGAGATTCCTATGGCTCtcacaaatataaattttctctcattcttgAACCTTTCACAAAACCACCTTGAGGGAATGATACCTAAAGGTCAACAGTTTGATACATTTGGAAATGATTCCTATGAAGGAAATACAATGTTATGTGGATTCCCATTGTCTAAATCATGCAAAAAGGATGAAGATCGGCCATCACATTCAACATCTGAAGATGAAGAGGAATCAGGATTTGGTTGGAAAGCAGTAGCAATAGGATATGTGTGTGGGGCAATATCTGGGTTGCTGTTAGGACATAATGTATTCTTCGTTGGGAAACCTGCATGGCTTGCAGGACTTGTTGAACAAATGTTTAATATGCGACTGAAGAGAACAAACAACCGAGTCAGTGCAAATCGCAGAAGAATGAATTAA